A window of Phycobacter azelaicus contains these coding sequences:
- a CDS encoding TRAP transporter small permease: protein MPPLSKAYDAFLNAMAIISGATLVWLMVSVVTSVLMRNLGLQPFAWLFTSGEYGLLYMTMLGAPWLVRERGHVHIELVTSALPEGPRRLVSRFVALLCVLVCVLLAWKGVELFLKNIERGDYDTRAYYYPRWLLTIAFPISFGLMAIEFSRFVFGSELMHSGEAGIHE, encoded by the coding sequence ATGCCCCCACTTTCCAAGGCCTATGATGCGTTCTTGAATGCGATGGCGATCATATCCGGCGCCACGCTGGTCTGGCTGATGGTATCAGTCGTGACCTCGGTTCTGATGCGCAACCTTGGCCTTCAGCCATTTGCCTGGCTGTTCACCTCTGGCGAATACGGTCTTCTGTATATGACCATGCTCGGCGCCCCTTGGCTGGTTCGTGAGCGGGGACATGTTCACATCGAACTGGTGACCTCTGCCCTGCCCGAAGGCCCGCGCCGTTTGGTCAGCCGCTTTGTGGCGCTCTTGTGCGTGCTCGTTTGCGTTCTTTTGGCGTGGAAAGGTGTGGAGCTGTTCCTCAAAAACATCGAGCGCGGCGACTACGACACCCGCGCCTATTATTACCCCCGCTGGCTGCTCACAATTGCCTTCCCCATCAGCTTTGGACTGATGGCGATTGAATTTTCCCGGTTCGTCTTCGGATCGGAACTGATGCACTCCGGCGAAGCAGGAATTCACGAATAA
- a CDS encoding TRAP transporter large permease codes for MEWYEALALLLGTIVGLMAIGMPVALAFLAANIVGAWVFMGGDRGVGQLLNNGLGSLTKYALVPIPLFLLMGEIFFHTGLGGRMFNAIDRLLGRLPGRLSYVTVLGGTAFSTLSGSSMGSTALLGSLMVPEMSRRGYKPHMSIGPILGTGGLAIIIPPSALAVLLATLAQIDVGALLIAGVIPGLILASMYIGTIWLQTRIDPEAAPAYEVEEMTLGAKLSLLLREVVPMVGVMVVIIVLMINGFVTPSEAAAFGALGVLILAAVFRCLTWEVMRKSINGALRVTLMAYLIVFGSATFSQLMAFSGASRGLVSWATSFDLAPISMLLVMFAVLLLLGMFMEQISMMLLTVPIFFPLAQTLGFDPIWFGLIMLLALEISFTTPPFGLLLFVMKGVAPAETTMRTIYTAAFPFIGCSLLLVALLVAFPGIALVFSG; via the coding sequence ATGGAATGGTATGAAGCGCTTGCCCTGTTGCTGGGCACCATCGTCGGCCTCATGGCCATTGGCATGCCGGTGGCGCTGGCGTTTCTGGCGGCCAATATCGTTGGCGCCTGGGTCTTTATGGGCGGCGACCGCGGCGTCGGGCAGCTCCTAAACAACGGTCTTGGATCGCTCACCAAATACGCGCTGGTCCCGATCCCGCTGTTTCTTTTGATGGGTGAAATTTTCTTTCACACCGGGCTGGGTGGGCGCATGTTCAACGCAATCGACCGGTTGCTGGGGCGCCTGCCCGGCCGGCTGAGCTATGTGACTGTTCTTGGCGGAACTGCTTTCTCGACACTCTCCGGCTCTTCCATGGGGTCGACCGCACTTCTGGGATCGCTGATGGTGCCCGAAATGAGCCGCCGGGGCTACAAACCCCACATGAGTATCGGTCCGATTCTGGGCACCGGGGGTCTTGCGATCATCATCCCCCCATCAGCTCTGGCAGTCCTGCTGGCAACCTTAGCCCAGATCGATGTCGGCGCGCTGCTCATCGCAGGTGTGATTCCTGGGCTGATCCTTGCGAGCATGTATATCGGCACCATCTGGCTGCAAACCCGCATCGACCCGGAAGCCGCCCCTGCCTACGAGGTGGAGGAGATGACCCTTGGCGCCAAGCTTTCGCTTCTCTTGCGCGAAGTGGTACCCATGGTGGGCGTGATGGTGGTGATTATCGTGCTGATGATCAACGGCTTCGTCACCCCGTCCGAGGCGGCCGCCTTTGGCGCGCTTGGTGTATTGATCCTGGCGGCTGTCTTCCGCTGCCTGACGTGGGAGGTCATGCGCAAGTCGATCAATGGCGCCTTGCGCGTCACGCTGATGGCCTATCTTATCGTCTTCGGCTCAGCGACCTTCAGCCAGCTTATGGCCTTTTCCGGTGCCTCGCGCGGGCTGGTCAGTTGGGCAACCTCTTTTGATCTCGCGCCAATCTCCATGCTCCTTGTCATGTTCGCTGTACTGCTGCTGCTAGGCATGTTCATGGAGCAGATCTCGATGATGCTGCTGACGGTTCCGATCTTCTTCCCACTGGCACAAACGCTTGGCTTTGATCCCATCTGGTTCGGCTTGATCATGCTATTGGCGCTGGAAATCAGCTTTACCACCCCCCCCTTTGGTCTGCTCCTTTTTGTGATGAAAGGTGTAGCGCCTGCAGAGACAACCATGCGCACGATCTACACGGCAGCCTTTCCTTTCATCGGCTGCTCCCTTTTGCTGGTTGCCTTGCTTGTAGCCTTTCCAGGGATTGCGCTGGTGTTTTCCGGGTAG
- a CDS encoding peptidoglycan-binding domain-containing protein, giving the protein MVRNPIKAAVMASLFLTPAAGPVASDNLGAALLGGIVGGAIINEVNRNKRRNTGTNYSAARAQNRETQVSLNYFGFPAGTPDGVMGRKSRSAIMQYQVHMGFPATGQLTSYERDFLVSSYNRAQVGGPQVIKAMQGPNGVRGLLHTWRDEAAGVRSASSGYSGLPIEVSDAVDEIAASADPSAEQLLQRSGFMRLADLNGDGRNDYILDTSHSGSSFWCGASRCTVMVFASTPQGYQRNDFVASGVTTASFSCHQGVCRVNDTQTAAAPSQVAPAPAPQQQSGTVMASAAGQAGAAIPMFAAPAAAAQTASLASYCSKVSLLTSSNGGYMTVSNLTDPDIALGEQFCLARSYALSSGEAAVANLPNVSTAQVDSQCDGFGPAVQPFLARLGADSSQALLADVQKFVLQSNMSLEQLSNTATICMFSGYRRDNLEIAMGSALIMVAIGKRPYAELIGHHLSQGFGAAKGANAAQDWYGLAVAALEGGAEPVFSPGQPERVALIKAASAGLGGGALAQPVPASSSALALPSFSTD; this is encoded by the coding sequence ATGGTACGTAATCCGATAAAGGCCGCCGTCATGGCGTCGCTGTTCCTGACTCCCGCCGCGGGTCCGGTTGCTTCTGATAACCTTGGTGCCGCGCTTCTAGGCGGTATCGTAGGCGGCGCCATCATCAACGAAGTCAACAGGAACAAGAGGCGAAATACCGGTACAAATTACTCTGCCGCACGTGCCCAGAACCGGGAAACTCAGGTGTCACTGAACTACTTCGGCTTCCCGGCGGGAACGCCTGATGGTGTAATGGGCCGCAAGTCGCGTTCGGCCATCATGCAGTATCAGGTGCATATGGGTTTTCCGGCAACCGGTCAGCTGACCTCATACGAGCGCGACTTTCTTGTCTCATCTTACAATCGAGCCCAAGTGGGTGGTCCCCAGGTGATAAAGGCAATGCAGGGGCCGAACGGAGTGCGGGGCCTTTTGCATACCTGGCGCGATGAGGCGGCAGGCGTGCGCAGCGCCAGCAGTGGCTACTCTGGCCTGCCGATCGAAGTTAGCGATGCGGTTGATGAGATTGCAGCCTCGGCCGACCCGAGCGCCGAACAGCTGTTACAACGATCGGGCTTCATGCGGTTGGCAGACTTGAACGGCGATGGACGGAACGACTACATACTGGATACCTCTCACTCGGGAAGCTCTTTCTGGTGTGGAGCCTCCCGCTGCACCGTGATGGTCTTTGCGTCCACCCCGCAAGGATACCAGCGCAATGATTTCGTGGCGAGCGGGGTTACAACGGCAAGTTTTTCCTGTCACCAAGGTGTATGCAGGGTGAATGATACCCAGACGGCAGCGGCACCCTCGCAAGTCGCTCCGGCGCCCGCTCCACAGCAGCAAAGTGGCACGGTCATGGCGTCTGCTGCAGGTCAGGCCGGGGCAGCAATCCCGATGTTTGCAGCGCCTGCGGCCGCAGCGCAGACAGCATCCTTGGCAAGCTATTGCAGCAAAGTCAGCCTGCTGACGAGCTCGAACGGGGGCTACATGACGGTTTCAAACTTGACGGACCCGGACATTGCGCTCGGAGAGCAGTTCTGCCTCGCTCGTTCCTATGCTCTGTCTTCTGGTGAAGCCGCAGTCGCTAATCTGCCAAATGTCAGTACGGCCCAGGTGGATAGCCAGTGCGATGGGTTTGGTCCCGCCGTCCAGCCATTCCTTGCGCGGCTTGGCGCGGACAGCAGCCAGGCACTGCTGGCGGATGTGCAAAAGTTCGTTTTGCAATCCAATATGTCGCTGGAGCAACTCTCCAATACCGCGACGATTTGCATGTTCTCTGGTTATCGCCGTGACAATCTTGAGATTGCCATGGGATCTGCGCTGATAATGGTGGCCATCGGCAAGCGTCCATACGCCGAACTGATCGGTCACCATCTGTCTCAAGGGTTTGGGGCGGCAAAAGGAGCTAACGCTGCGCAGGATTGGTATGGTCTCGCAGTTGCAGCGCTCGAAGGGGGCGCTGAGCCGGTCTTTTCGCCTGGCCAGCCCGAGCGTGTCGCACTGATCAAGGCCGCCTCTGCTGGCCTCGGTGGGGGGGCGCTCGCTCAACCCGTTCCGGCATCCAGTAGCGCATTGGCCTTGCCGAGTTTTTCGACGGATTGA
- the lipB gene encoding lipoyl(octanoyl) transferase LipB, with product MVEWITSEALVDYDEATSFMEQRAAAIAAGTAEECIWLLEHPPLYTAGTSAKAEDLTDPERFPVYPSKRGGQYTYHGPGQRVVYVMLDVGKRGHDVRRFVQQLEDWVIRALAEFNLTGHIRCGRVGVWVERPDKPVTVSGQMAEDKIAAIGIRLRKWVSFHGISINVEPDLDHFGGIVPCGITEYGVTSLVDMGLPVTMADVDVALKRCFDQVFSSEPPSAPLREPAGSPDLPRRPV from the coding sequence ATGGTCGAATGGATCACATCGGAGGCATTGGTCGACTATGATGAGGCGACGTCCTTCATGGAGCAGCGTGCGGCGGCAATCGCGGCCGGCACAGCAGAGGAATGCATCTGGCTGCTTGAACACCCGCCGCTGTACACGGCCGGGACCTCAGCAAAGGCAGAGGACCTCACCGATCCGGAACGGTTTCCGGTTTACCCCTCAAAACGAGGTGGCCAATACACGTATCATGGGCCTGGCCAACGAGTGGTCTATGTGATGCTGGACGTGGGCAAACGGGGACATGATGTTCGCCGCTTCGTCCAACAACTCGAAGACTGGGTGATCCGGGCCTTGGCCGAGTTCAACCTGACCGGACATATCCGATGTGGCCGCGTCGGGGTCTGGGTCGAGCGGCCGGACAAGCCGGTTACGGTCAGCGGACAAATGGCAGAAGACAAGATCGCAGCCATCGGGATTCGCCTGCGCAAATGGGTCAGTTTTCATGGCATTTCGATAAACGTCGAGCCAGATCTTGATCATTTTGGTGGTATCGTGCCCTGCGGCATAACGGAGTACGGCGTTACAAGTCTTGTGGACATGGGCCTGCCGGTCACCATGGCAGATGTCGATGTAGCGTTGAAACGCTGTTTTGATCAGGTATTCAGCTCAGAGCCGCCTTCTGCCCCTCTGCGTGAGCCTGCTGGTTCGCCAGATCTTCCAAGGCGGCCAGTATGA
- a CDS encoding alpha/beta hydrolase has product MIDVLPRDVLKTLEANSLVNLRVWEKFADRLQSGTFTWDDFIVLSSQKPGTLLLCRPVSAGSVVSETALVMVEVLDVPMFSGAISYLKQGFNLNEEEADALACLMSGKAVFDKNWPSRAVWQAVAKAGAPGPAELIRLAASLVKEHASDVAIASGAAMPPSGTLVIPGGARTQYLRLGAETGKSVVFMHGLLDCLAGVLRLQTEFRRLGFRVYVPLRNGYGDSGPVPKGDRHLDVFSEQFGALMDREALQRPILLAHRGGVVFAHAVAKRWRDRIGGIVAVSPSGPLKTIRDFATLQGYHRAFAICSSLARPLLPVLMRSWSRSVRRKGVEVLLTRQSSTGRLDADLVANLNLAPLLRHSHDFAMRQGGAGFIADVDLIMRDWRPLVSGKAGAAPAVYLYGSEEPTSEGTRDISVTGQNSQYRVCEGADGTLLYTRPELILAALEDLANQQAHAEGQKAALS; this is encoded by the coding sequence ATGATCGACGTATTGCCGCGGGATGTGTTGAAGACTCTCGAAGCAAATAGCCTTGTAAATCTCAGGGTTTGGGAGAAATTTGCGGATCGCCTGCAATCTGGAACCTTTACTTGGGACGACTTTATCGTCCTGAGTTCTCAGAAACCGGGAACATTGCTGCTTTGCAGGCCGGTGTCGGCTGGCTCTGTCGTTTCAGAGACCGCACTGGTGATGGTCGAAGTGCTGGATGTGCCCATGTTCAGCGGCGCCATTTCCTATCTGAAGCAGGGCTTCAATCTTAACGAGGAAGAGGCTGATGCCCTTGCCTGCCTAATGAGTGGCAAGGCCGTGTTCGACAAGAACTGGCCAAGCCGAGCAGTTTGGCAGGCCGTGGCCAAGGCGGGCGCGCCGGGGCCAGCCGAGTTGATCCGTCTTGCGGCCTCACTCGTGAAAGAGCATGCGTCGGACGTGGCAATCGCCTCCGGTGCTGCAATGCCACCATCGGGCACCCTCGTCATTCCAGGGGGCGCGCGCACCCAGTACCTCAGGTTGGGAGCTGAAACCGGAAAGTCGGTCGTCTTCATGCATGGGCTGCTCGATTGCCTCGCTGGAGTTTTGCGCCTGCAGACGGAGTTCCGACGTTTGGGCTTTCGGGTCTACGTCCCTTTGCGCAACGGGTACGGCGATTCCGGCCCTGTTCCAAAAGGGGACCGCCACTTGGACGTTTTCAGTGAGCAGTTCGGGGCGCTCATGGACCGGGAGGCCCTGCAGCGTCCGATTCTGCTTGCACATAGGGGAGGTGTCGTTTTCGCGCACGCCGTAGCCAAGCGCTGGCGCGATCGAATCGGTGGTATTGTTGCCGTGTCGCCGTCTGGGCCGCTCAAGACCATCCGGGATTTTGCGACACTTCAGGGGTATCATCGTGCTTTTGCAATTTGCTCATCGCTGGCACGTCCCCTGTTGCCTGTTCTTATGCGAAGCTGGTCGCGCAGCGTGCGCAGAAAAGGAGTGGAAGTGCTCCTGACGCGGCAATCCTCCACGGGGCGACTGGATGCGGATTTGGTTGCCAACCTCAACCTTGCACCGCTTCTGCGCCACAGCCACGATTTTGCTATGCGGCAAGGCGGGGCCGGCTTCATCGCGGATGTTGATCTGATTATGCGGGATTGGCGACCGCTTGTTTCGGGCAAGGCCGGGGCCGCCCCTGCGGTTTACCTCTATGGCAGCGAAGAGCCAACGTCAGAGGGAACCAGGGACATTTCTGTAACCGGACAGAACTCACAGTATCGGGTGTGCGAAGGGGCGGATGGGACGTTGTTGTACACCCGCCCGGAGCTCATACTGGCCGCCTTGGAAGATCTGGCGAACCAGCAGGCTCACGCAGAGGGGCAGAAGGCGGCTCTGAGCTGA
- a CDS encoding HIT family protein: protein MTAYDPDNIFAKLLRGEIPSTRVYEDDETLAFMDIMPRADGHLLVIPKTPCRNMLDASPEQISAVMATVQRLSHAVMKAFDADGVTIQQFNEAAGGQEVFHLHFHVLPRKEGDKLRPPGTMGDMDEIARLAEQIRSAL from the coding sequence ATGACAGCTTATGATCCAGACAATATTTTTGCGAAACTCTTGCGTGGCGAAATCCCATCCACGCGCGTTTACGAGGATGACGAAACGCTTGCATTCATGGATATCATGCCGAGGGCCGACGGTCATTTGCTGGTTATTCCCAAAACCCCCTGCCGCAATATGCTGGATGCCAGTCCTGAGCAGATATCTGCAGTCATGGCAACCGTTCAACGGCTCAGCCACGCAGTCATGAAAGCCTTTGACGCCGATGGGGTTACGATCCAGCAGTTCAACGAGGCCGCAGGCGGTCAGGAGGTATTTCACCTACATTTCCATGTCCTGCCTCGAAAGGAAGGTGATAAACTACGACCTCCGGGGACGATGGGGGACATGGATGAAATTGCTCGCCTGGCAGAGCAAATTCGATCCGCCCTCTAG
- a CDS encoding cytochrome c oxidase subunit I gives MADAAIHGHGHEDERGFFTRWFMSTNHKDIGILYLIVSAIAGFISVAFTVFMRMELMDPGVQYMCMEHLDKGFISGFLSSMAASVPGECTPNGHLWNVMITAHGILMMFFVVIPALFGGFGNYFMPLQIGAPDMAFPRMNNLSFWLYVAGTSMAVASVLAPGGNDQMGSGVGWVLYPPLSTNEGGFSMDLAIFAVHISGASSILGAINMITTFLNMRAPGMTLFKVPLFSWSIFVTSWLILLSLPVLAGAITMLLMDRNFGFTFFDPAGGGDPVLYQHILWFFGHPEVYIVILPGFGIISHVIATFSRKPVFGYLPMVWAIIAIGVLGFVVWAHHMYTVGMSLNQQAYFMLATMVIAVPTGVKVFSWIATMWGGSIEFKAPMLFAFGFLFLFTVGGVTGVVLSQAAVDRAYHDTYYVVAHFHYVMSLGAVFAIFAGIYFYFGKMTGRQYSELGAQIHFWMFFIGANVTFFPQHFLGRQGMPRRYIDYPEGFAYWNKISSYGAFLSFASFVFFFGVMIYSLLRGARITQNNYWNEYADTLEWTLPSPPPEHTFEILPKQEDWDKSHSH, from the coding sequence ATGGCAGACGCAGCCATTCATGGTCACGGCCATGAGGACGAGCGGGGGTTCTTTACCCGCTGGTTCATGAGCACGAACCATAAGGATATCGGCATTCTCTACCTGATCGTTTCGGCGATTGCAGGTTTCATTTCCGTCGCGTTCACCGTATTCATGCGGATGGAGCTTATGGATCCCGGCGTTCAGTACATGTGCATGGAGCACCTGGACAAAGGCTTCATCAGCGGGTTCCTGAGCTCGATGGCGGCATCGGTTCCGGGCGAATGTACCCCGAACGGTCACCTTTGGAACGTGATGATCACTGCCCACGGCATCCTGATGATGTTCTTCGTGGTGATTCCTGCGCTGTTTGGCGGTTTCGGCAACTACTTCATGCCGCTGCAGATCGGTGCGCCGGACATGGCGTTCCCGCGGATGAACAACCTCAGCTTCTGGCTCTACGTGGCTGGCACTTCGATGGCCGTGGCCTCGGTGCTAGCCCCGGGCGGCAATGACCAGATGGGTTCCGGCGTGGGTTGGGTTCTATACCCGCCGCTGTCCACCAATGAGGGCGGCTTCTCGATGGATCTGGCGATTTTCGCCGTCCACATCTCGGGTGCTTCGTCGATCCTTGGCGCGATCAACATGATCACCACCTTCCTGAACATGCGTGCCCCCGGCATGACCCTGTTCAAGGTGCCGCTGTTTTCTTGGTCGATCTTCGTCACGTCTTGGCTGATTCTGCTGTCTCTGCCGGTTCTGGCGGGCGCAATCACCATGCTGCTGATGGACCGCAACTTCGGCTTCACCTTCTTTGACCCTGCGGGCGGCGGTGACCCTGTGCTTTACCAGCACATCCTGTGGTTCTTTGGTCACCCGGAAGTGTACATCGTGATCCTGCCGGGCTTTGGCATCATCTCTCATGTGATCGCCACTTTCTCGCGCAAGCCCGTCTTCGGCTACCTGCCAATGGTTTGGGCGATCATCGCGATCGGTGTTCTGGGCTTTGTCGTGTGGGCACACCACATGTACACGGTCGGCATGTCGCTGAACCAGCAGGCCTACTTCATGCTGGCCACCATGGTGATCGCGGTTCCGACTGGCGTTAAGGTGTTCTCGTGGATCGCAACCATGTGGGGCGGCTCCATCGAGTTTAAAGCCCCGATGCTGTTCGCCTTCGGCTTCCTCTTCCTGTTCACCGTAGGCGGTGTGACCGGGGTGGTTCTGTCGCAAGCCGCTGTGGACCGTGCCTATCACGACACCTACTATGTGGTTGCTCACTTCCACTATGTGATGTCGCTGGGTGCCGTGTTTGCAATCTTTGCAGGCATCTACTTCTACTTCGGCAAGATGACCGGCCGTCAGTATTCGGAACTGGGCGCTCAGATTCACTTCTGGATGTTCTTCATCGGTGCGAACGTGACCTTCTTCCCCCAGCACTTCCTGGGCCGTCAGGGCATGCCGCGCCGCTACATCGACTATCCCGAAGGCTTTGCCTACTGGAACAAGATCTCGTCCTATGGCGCGTTCCTGTCCTTTGCGTCCTTCGTGTTCTTCTTTGGCGTGATGATCTACTCGCTGCTGCGCGGCGCACGCATCACCCAGAACAACTACTGGAACGAATACGCGGATACGCTGGAGTGGACTCTGCCCTCTCCGCCACCGGAGCACACCTTTGAGATCCTGCCCAAGCAGGAAGACTGGGACAAATCCCACTCTCACTAA
- a CDS encoding DUF2244 domain-containing protein produces MPYNWTSDDITDATSTRELHLWPHQSLPPEGYVRFLAVTAVLITVPLFPLLGSFVLWGVLPFLLLALFGMKWALDRSRRDRQILEVLTIGPDEARLERTDLRGGHQSWECNRYWTTVQIHPNEGPVPNYVTLRGGGREVEIGAFLSEDERKALYDDLQTALHR; encoded by the coding sequence ATGCCGTACAACTGGACATCAGACGACATCACTGATGCGACCTCCACACGAGAGTTGCACCTCTGGCCACATCAGTCCTTGCCCCCCGAAGGCTACGTGCGCTTTCTGGCCGTGACGGCCGTTCTGATTACGGTCCCGTTGTTCCCACTGCTGGGTTCGTTTGTTCTGTGGGGCGTTCTTCCGTTTCTCTTGCTTGCTCTATTTGGCATGAAATGGGCACTAGACCGAAGTCGTCGCGACAGGCAGATCCTCGAGGTGCTGACCATCGGTCCAGATGAAGCACGCTTGGAGCGGACCGACCTGCGAGGTGGTCATCAAAGCTGGGAATGCAACCGCTATTGGACGACTGTTCAGATCCACCCCAACGAGGGGCCCGTACCCAACTATGTGACACTGAGGGGCGGAGGACGCGAAGTGGAGATTGGTGCCTTTCTCTCAGAAGATGAACGCAAGGCGCTGTACGACGATCTGCAAACGGCCCTGCACCGGTAG